The Branchiostoma floridae strain S238N-H82 chromosome 12, Bfl_VNyyK, whole genome shotgun sequence genome segment ATGATAGATGGTAAGAAGAATAACTTGCATTGTAAGCTAACCTGATCGTCTTTGTTTCCACATACAGGACACCTTAGTTCCTCCCATGACTTTGAAACCCATCGGACCGTCCTTCCATATGCAGGGCACAAACATAATAACACCGAGTGGCACAGGCTTGAGGGAGTTGTCTTCGAAACTAGGAGTTCCAGGAACCTCTCGAGTGTTCCTTCTTGGATCCTGGCTGCTCATGGTTTCGTTGGTGCTTTATAAGTAGCGTGGACCGAAAGTGATATATTTAACCACACCGACATTACATTCTGCTGAGTAAACTGTTTTAAGACATCAATGTGTAGCCTAGAATAACAGGTCGCGAGTTGACTTCCAACGATTTGATCGTGACCGAAACCACAACCGTTAACTTTGCACTTCAAAGCGCTGTATAGGGTTCTTGGAAATGGAAGTAACCTAGGGACTTTAAAGAGCTTTAAGTAGATTGAACAGATTCTAGTTGATACCTTTAGTGTAGTATCATGAAGCTATATCACATCAGGTAGCCTTTGTGTAGCGTAATaatgttttttattgttttacagGTGTTCTCAAGGATCTTACTATTTCCTCATGAAACAAGAAAGATTATGCTATGGGCTGGGAAGATGCGGATGTTTTGTCATCCAGGATCCAGATACTCCACGATGGCGTCAATCCTCTCAGGTGTTTCGCCATCTTCAGAAATGTTGTCCGTACGGGTTATCAATCAACTATGAAACCAAGGGTCACgcaaagcacacacacactcatgcatacactcacacacactcgcGCACACACGCATGCATACACTCAAACACATACActtgcaaacacacacacatacacatgcacgcacgcacacacacaccacgcatacgcacgcacacacatacacacgcatacgcacgcacgcacaccgacacacacacatacacatacacacacacacacacacagagagttTCAAACGCGCCGAAGAGAACTGTACCTCACTGACACTATATTTATAAGTCAGATATGTACATTTGTgacacttacttacttacttctACAGACACGTACCTGTCCATATGTGTGGCAGGTGTGTACATACAGGTGTGTAACAGGTGTGTGATCTCAGGATGCTAACTGTTAACCTTAACTTTCAATAAAAGACAAGTTCTTACTAAtagatatatttatatcattGCCATTTATTGGAGTCATCAGCGAAAGATACCGACTTGATAAGTATCCATAGGGTGGGCGGGTTGGAACACAAGTGTGCTTTTGTGTATATTGAGAACAACACCAACACTGgcttattttttgtgtgtagcaCATCTGAACAGTTTTGGGCATACTTGAAAACCTACGTATACCCTGAACTAAGCATTTCTTTCAAAGGTTAAAATAAGAAAGGAGGCAGGCAACGTAAGaaagatacatgcatgtacttgAAAAGACTCAAAGGCGGTTCACATGAAGCCAATCACGTGTACACAGAAAGACGGACAAGCTGACATTTTGACATACCCCACCCTAACCTCGGTTACCTGTCTCAGATAGACTTTATTTGCAAATGTCAGACACATAATTAAGGGACGGATCATTGTTGATATGATCGACATGGTTTCGGAGGTTGGGTTGCATGCACCAGTTTGAAAAAGACTCAGTCTGCATATGTTTTGCTTGTTTACTTAGGCGAGCCCTTTATATAATAAAACCCAGGGTATTGACCCTGTCAGACCCCTTAAGGCCTGTCACGTATGCCCTGTCTGTAATGCAAGACTAGTTAGATCACTTGCATGTTGTTAGACGCTGTCTCACAGGCTTTTAACACGTAACCATGCACGTCTGTTGGGGGTTTTGTGGATCAGGGAATGTCACAAGTCACACTGTCTGCGGTTTTAACTGCTGTCAACACGTACGGACTTCTGCCTTGACACCTGTTAACAAGGACCTTTCTCACACCTTAAGGTTTCTTGGGCCACTCTTAAGAAGATTTTCAGTACACGTGTGCATAGTAAACTCTCCTTGGTGTGCTATCATTTTAAGTATTTGTTCCCTGTGTGATAGAAGAGTGTATTAAGGTGTCTAAGGGTGCGCTAGTGCCCGTACGTTATACTTTGGCGCCCCTAAAGTTAGGCCCCTTCTTATTTTCGGTCTTCCACGAAAAAATCGTCACGTGACAACTGAGAAGGCCCGGtgaggggtggggaggggggtcatgTCAATCATGTCGTCGATGTGTACTGAGGTAAAAAGGTCAggaatgattgacaggtgaAAGGGGCGACACTTTGGTACCTGTTGTttgcatgtactagtagttgcgCGGGAAAAGTGCAGTCGTCTGTCGGGGACCGAAACCATTGTCAacaagatgttttttttttataaaggtGGCAGGGCGGCTCGCCTGAGAGAAACATCGTCCGCGGAAAAAGAGAGAACAAGAGTTTCGGCAACGTTCGCGCCAACATGGAGCAAAGTTTCGCGATCCTCTGCTCGACTCCGCGTCCCGCCCACCGCGAGGGATTCCCTGAGAAGCCGCAGCAATGCGGGGACACCCCCTCTAAGGGGATTCCCGGGCGGTGTAGGCGAGCCGCGGGGGCGGGAGTGTTGTTGTCTCCGCAcgtgtgttgtgttgtggtgGTCTCGCTGCTCGCGGTGGGGCTCTGTGCGCTGTACCTGCGCTGCGCGCTGCTGGAACAGACGGTCAGGGACAGTCAGGACAGGATCGAACATCTCAACGGGCTGGTGCAGTCGCTTGTAGCGCTGCATCAAATGGAAGGAAACTTCAGACCTGGCATGACAACGCCGTCACCAGGAAAACAGGATGCATATTTGCGTCAGGTAAGCACAGGTCGTCCATTTATAAATGGATAGTGTTATATACGGGACAAGAGTGGCAATggatatatatcatatatacttacagtgtgtgtatgtgtggcaAGTACTAGTCTTTGCAAGTCGCGCTGTGCTCGTattctttgttttcaagtatactTCTTATTTGGCAAGACACAGTCACCAAGAAATTACGACACATCTTTGCGCCAGGTAAATGTGGAAATGCATAGAAATAGCGTGTAGTGCACGCAAGCGATGATATAGATTAGTCTACACCAGGCTTTCCTGATGGGTTGTGGACAGTAGGATTCGACAATAAGGGGAATATAATTGGTCAGAAGAGTTAGTCCACGGGAAGTTAAACATTTCCCCTCCAGTCGAACCTTCTGGTGGCCAAATTTCCATGGCAAATTTTGTCCCTATACATGGCTATAGCCAGTATAGTTATTTGGGCCAATACAATAGGTACACAGACTTAGACTTGGTGTATACACTTGGACAATGTTTGTGATATCTCTCTGAGTCTTTGTAAGTCAACGCTGTGCTCGTAGGTATGGACGTATGTAACTGAATAGCCGGTCTTTTGTTTTCTGGATACGGAGATCTTCTGTGACATTTTCCTGGGGGCAGTTGACATTCGCAACGACCCGTCTGAATAAGCGTATACAAGTAGTTAGCACATACCGCGCTTTATATAGCGCTTTGTGAAACATGTGGCCTTTTGAGTCTCGCAATAAGacaggtatctcactgcacttggggcaccggtgcggcactgtggggttcgtagatgactcgacgaatttcagcgataaagaacgaattttctaaCGCTCtgtgaattttgttgtcttctaagtcatcgTTTTatgcattacgcaatatcttaattataaaaaaatcggcgaaaataacacaacagtgccgcaatgGACGAACCCTCagtagtgccgcaccggtgccgcaagtgcagtgagctaCCTTCTACGGTGTCGCCTGGCCCGGTTTCGGTCAGTCGAACCAAGGCTGAACAGAACGGCACTTGCGCCTTTTCTAACATTACGTTGATTGGAGCACATTACTGTTGTTCTTGCAGAAAGCAGAGCCAAAAGCTCCTGATGTCTATGAAGAAAAACCTACATCGGTGAGACATAGAAGACAAGTCTTCGCAGGTACGTGGAAAAAGTTTGGAAGGCTTGAAATTCTGTTTTGAAAACTTATTTGtccttatttttatttttcaattttgattgtAGTACTTGATATGATCACTATGtcctgaaaataatttcatcctACTGCAGCAACGAGAAACAGAAAATCTAGTCCTCAAAGGTTCCCAGGCATGCATTGTACCCCATCATAACAAAATCTAGATAGACCATGGTCAATGTTACAGTTCGTGGttaaagttgtttttcttttatttctctaCTAGCCCCGCCTCCCGACCCTCGTGTGACGCAGAAGCGGAAAACAAGACGAGGTAAACCTAACACAAACACGCGAGGCTTTCTTTACACAATGTTGTGTAAACGGTTCTACTTCCGATATGGACATGATTTATCATATAGTTAACTTGTCGTAACGCTGTACCCACTGAATAGCACGGGTAACATACACTTTTTATGAGTTTATGGGAGGTTTGTTGACCAATATCCAAtttagttatatatatatatatatatatatatatatatatatagagagagagagagagagagagagagttatatatatatatcactatatatatatatatatagagagagagagagttatatacatacatataactaTATAtctaactatatatatatatatatatatatatatatatatatatatatatatatatatatatatatataagagtCTCTTTATACGTATGAGTACCactgaaaaaatatatatatatacctaatGCGTTTTGATAAAGCGACTATTGCTAAACTCATACaatcaccattaccaagaagcgagaagaagaagaacttctatgatacttttacatgtatgttgttgtgacctgtacttagctcggttgggaaaaaaatacaattaacGTCTTAACCAACAACATAAAAACGTATCTTACGTTGGCCCCACCCTTGTTTTAAGCAAGTCTTCCTTGTGGCGTAAATGTCAAGACTTCGAGGGCCTACTTTGAAACCCTTTATGTTTGCTTTGAATCTCGTCGTTTCCCTTTTCACAACAAACATCTACAGGAGGATAGTCTCCTAAGCAGGCTCACGGGTTGGGCCTTTCTTCTAGCTTCATAAGTTCTGTTTTCATGATTGTGTGTGAGTCCTGAAGCCTTCTACTCTCCAAGTTGAGggttggctccggctgttttttacgtGTGTCAGGCGCTTTTTTTCgcgctttctattttgtactgttttctttctttctttccaccGACctaacataaagaaaacagtacaaaatagagagccgGACAAAAACGTCTGATAATACGTAACGTCAaagaaaaacagccagagccgaacctctgcttagagagtaatTGTACCTAGCCTCCGTAGAAGGCTCTCtgtggcctttttttggctcataatacacttttgctggccatttctttctgTACTGAGTTATTAATTGCCATCCTGTTcgaaagaaatggccagcaaaagtgcattATGGGCCGAAAAAAGGCATCAGAGAGCCTTCTACGGAGGCTAAATTGTACCTGACTTTTGATAGCCCATCACTCGTACAGACACTTTAAATCAGAGTATAATCAGAACTCGCATACAAGAAGAAAACAGCGCACAAGAAGCCAAAGAACCCCCACCAGAAAGCCTGGATGGGAGGCTCCAGGAAGAAGTGTAGAAAAGATTCCACAGCCCCTGAGGCATGTCCCTGTTTGTTAAGGTGTTTACATACATTAAAGGCTCTGTTACAGCCGAGCTGAAAtcccacaacaacaaaaaatatattACCGCACTACAggtggtactgtaaatgcagaaatgttcgcggtggattaatgttcgcggttttcgcggcgaccgcTTACCCCGAAAtaaaatccaccgcgaacatttttctattaaggtattagacatCAGTAGATGGTgttatcgcgaaattaaatccaccgcgaaaagtcatttttcccgctaccccgaaattaaatcccagcgaacttaaatgcatttacagtatctcactgcatttgtggcaccggtgcggcactgcggggttcgttcactgcagcactgttgtgttattttcgccgatttttttataatttatatattgcgtaatacgtaaaagtatgacttagaagacaagaaaatacacaaaacgttaaaaaaaatgttctctgAAATTCGTAGTGTTATCTttggaaccccgcagtgccgtatcggtgccccaagtgcagtgagataccaccttaccAGACACGTAACGTTAGTACCTTTCTGATATCTAACTTATGATTCATTACTAACAGCTCTACCCACGACATAAAAGTGCGATCGCACCATACAAGACGCGCAGCTTTCTGTTACTAACCTGCCATATATTACTAACACTTCTATTATATCCACTCACCACTCTCATAGGGAAGGGAAAGAAGAAATGTCGAAAAGACCCCAAAGCTCCCGGCTGTAAGTCCCTGATTATCAAGTTCTTTACAGCAAATTTAAAGCTGCTATGCGATCGTTGATTACAAGGGAACCTGGATGTAAAGTTATGCGCTTGCACCTCTACAGCATTCTGTTACGCGGAGGGGACCAAAGACGTCTCAAAACTGCTCTTGAGGAGTTTTGAGACGACTTTGgtcccctctgcgtaggagaatgctcTGCAGCGAAGTcgagttagtctccaagcagaccctacggtgcctaaagatagtatcaaagctggcaaaggagtatagccggccaaagggagatagtcggccaaagggagctttgccagctttgatactatctttaggcaccgttgggtctgcttggagacttagTCGCGAGACTGTTTGGGCGTTACACAAGTCAGAAATGCACTTGTGGGGTGATCGGTATTAACCTGTGTCTCCCTCGCAACCCCGTTCGCTTCTATCAGCTTTATCTAATATTTTCGCCAGACTCTCGTACATATATCTATATTGATGACCAAGAAAAATGTGTGGGTTATCAGCTTTGCAGCCATGTCTTACTGGGAGGCACATCATAatattttatatacatatatatcaatgTTACATTTAATACTCAATCACTTGTGCTGTAATTTTCATGCcacttgaatcttattttgattCTCATCGTTTATACCCATTCATCATATTTCACTGGAAAACGCCCTAAGAAAGAAAACTGATCCGTACATTTTTCTTGCTCTTTAAAGACATATGTACGAGAGCTTACAGCACATGCCACAAAGTTTTGTTGATACCTACCATTGACATTGTTGTGGTAACTGAACACCGTTTTACACATACTTTACCGGgaactcaggtgttttttttcgcggcagGGGGTCAGGTGTAGACACAGGTGAATAGAGTGAAAGGGAAATGTTTATCCGTGTCAGGAGAACGAAAGCGAAAGTGGAACTACATCACGTCTGGTTTGGGCGACAAAAACAGGAAACGTTCGTCTGAGCCTTGTCAAATGATAACACACAAATCGGAAAGGAGGCCCCCAAAAACAACCGGATAAAACTGGCCTATGTATGTGTCTGATCATATTTTGGCAATTCACAGAAGACGTGAATACCTGAAGACGGTCTTGAGTATGTCtgagttaaaaaaaaagaattcttaaCTACTTTTGTTGCCTGTTATCCTTTACATCAGAACTTCAAAACTCTgactctttttttcttcttcatttttctgGACTCAAAATCTGGCGACATGCAGTAAATAACGGACGCCATAGGGCGACGTCTTGTGGTACTGCACCGTCTAGTGCGATTTCTTCTCCTTAATAAGTTGACCTTGTCCTCGTCCCCATCAGGTGCACCTGGCCCCAACCGCGTGTCCGGGCCCACCGTTCTCGTTCCCGGGTCCCATGGTCTCGTTCCCGGCCCGCAGGGTCCCCCCGGGTTGCCGGGTGTGTCGGGCTTGCGGGGCCCGCCCGGGCCCCCGGGGAAGTGCTCGTGCGGAGGCGGCGCTAGGGCTGGTATGATGGCAGGTACTTACCTTTGTTTTACCTGCGAATTTACCTGTATACTTAATTGTGAACTTACCTGTTATAATTCCACCAACCATCGTAAGgctaacgtcatatttccatataggggcccggtcgggcagtttAGAttgaacgaaaagtatgatataaaacacaacaaaaacacaaaaacgtaacaacatgccttgtgcatatttattggtaTTAACTTGGAAATATGACCTAAGGCCaccacattgaaaaaaatcggtAACTTTCATTGTGGCGACCTATCCGTCGTAATCATGCGAGTTAATATCAACCGTTCTATGTCTCCTCCTCAGACAGCCCTCCCGGCGTGACGTCACATCACCACCAGGACCACCATTTCCAGTCGGCTCACGTGGCCCTACATCACAGCGGGCACCCCTTCACAATGGACGACCTAGGTAAtgtacaataaacaacaataacaggTGGTCTTCAACTCCTACTTACCTATCTGTAACACTAATGCTACGTTCTTTACGTCCGGATATCGCGGTGGTACCCCTCGTTGTGCTCACGATTAGCATATGGGGTCTATTTTTCGCCGGGTCCCGAGTTGATTTTAACTGCtagtttaaacaaaaaaacaatctgGGGGCCCGGCCGTGTGCCAAAAGAGCCCGGTACCCGAGGGatgtcccacggggccacgcCTAGGGGTCAccgtcacgcccgaaagtgcaaaaactACTTTATTtcaatcgtgaccatagcattaGTACCTAGGCTATAGTAACCTGCTGCTGGTATAGCTATCTTGTCTCTCTTTCAACCTCGTTGCTGCTCCTTGCTCTATCGTGGTTTGGGCTGGTTCTCTTCGGGGATGTAGGAGCTCTCCGTCGCACGGGCCACCGTTGGTCCTCGGTAGTAGTTTTACGAGGTTAGATAAATTTCATGTGTGGTTTTACGCGTCATGATAATCTCATCATtctggtctctcaccagtgttccGGTGGGCCGACAACTCTCCTCCCCTGACCCACAACGCGTTCTCGTTCCCAGAGGACAAGTACATCCACATCACCGTGTCAGGGACCTACTACGTCTACAGTCAGGTGAGAAGAGACATGAGGTTCTAACGGATGTAAAGTAACAATAGGCTTATGTTTGAGCTTGTTCAccaacatacacacacgtatacACTGCCTAAAATATAATCTCCATGacattaaatacatgtaatacaatgtTGCGTTTTGGTGTAATAAACATTTTAAGGAATTAAGGTATTGATGCAGTAATATCTTTATCCGCTAGATGACGTACCACTACCAGCCAGGCAGCCGGAACGATTCCCATAACCCGCGGGTTGGACACCGCACAGTGCGGGTCCCGTGTTACCAAGACAATAACTGTGATGCAAAGGCAACTCTTATGGAGAGCGTGCACACTGTCAAGTGAGacttcttttatttcatatattcGGTTTATTTGTACCTCCACGAAATAACAGAATAGTTTTTGtaatgtctgtgtgtgtatgtgtgtgtatgtgtgtgtgtatgtatgtatgtgtgtgtatgtgtgtgtgtgtgtgtgtgtatgtgtgtgtgtgtgtgcgtgtgtgtgtgtgtgtgtgtttgagtatgtgtgtgtgtgtgtgtgtgtgtgtggtatgtgtttgtgtgtttgagtgtgtgcgtgtgtgtgtttgtgtttgttgtgtgtgtttgtgtgagtgagttgtgtgtgtgtttgagagagagagagagagtgtgtgtgtgtgtgtgtggtatgtgtttgtgtgtttgagtgtgtgcgtgtgtgtgtttgtgtttgttgtgtgtgtttgtgtgagtgagatgtgtgtgtgtttgagagagagagagtgtgtgtgtgagtgtgtgtctgtgggtatcaggctttctattttgtgctgttttctttatgtcgtCCAGAAGACATAGAGACAACAGCACAAATTACTAAGGCCAATAGAAACGACTAAAACACGtctaaaacagccggagccgaacctcttcTTGGAAAGTAATTATACTAATCCTGTTGCCGACACATTTCAGATCGCATTCTGTGAATcttgataaatgaataaaattttCTGTTCTCAGAGTCGAGTTGGACTCTCACGGAACCCCCATCAGTGACCAGGAGAGCCGGTACCACGGAGGTGTGTTCGAACTGTGGGCACACGACAGGATACAGGTGAGGGTACAACTCTCTTGTACGAGAACCAATTATATAGAAAATGCATTCGATCTTTTAACGTATTAGTAATACCCCTGTTATGCACGATCTTTGGGCGTATCGAtagaaggtcggccatatttaagatcaacagagggttgcgagtatttttcacctgaaaaccgtccctgtcacatataagccgtactttgtaccttgtacaattgttgtgcaataaagttattattataagcgaggctcgggcgactgccgcagactcgtcgtccggtTGAttatgtgacaggggtatagcTGTACATACATGCAGATATAAAGGATCAGATTATTGCATTACTGAAAtatacgtttgtttgtttgtttgcttgtttgtttgtttatataatGTAAGATTAATGTGTGAACAAAAAATTTATTATTAGAATATCGACATAAACACATGCATGAAAACGCATGACCAGAATAAGCCAAGATGTTGGACTCGGAGCCTAggggtcccgagttcgatacccgccgtgcctccgacgctgtgcccttgggaaaggcagtttacacgactttcctcactccacctaggtgtaaaaataggtatctacctgacttcggttggggaggtaaataCTACCGTTACCTCCTGTCTGCACTATGTAtgtgtcactgtttttttttttttttttttttaaacaacaacaacaatggtacatttgtcaaccactaagactagtgtttgtacagtcgagtactattgcacatggagggataacatatactgatgtgtctggacgaataacatgtgtaacttaacatgcagtacatgggcagtgaaacagtcaggaaagacaaaaacatgtagtacatttgtcaaaatatatGTGTCACTGTTACAAGatgttactaacttgagtgcagtgtcacattgtcccGTCTTtccaaaaagcaaaatataaaaagatTTTACGAAGCCTAAACTGAAGCATAACAATAACGTGAGTCATATTTTTCCCCTCGCAGGTGGAACCCATCACCCCTCACCATGAGTACTCAACTCTGATGCCACAGTCGTTCTTCGGGGCGATGTTTCTGGCACCGGCTCCACCGGGGGATGACGGAGAAGAACCACAGTAGTAAACTAACGTGAAGCGTTGCCTGGatctccccatgcagaccctcttggcAACGTcactgatactgtaaatgcagaaactttcgcggtggttttatattcggggttttcgcagtgaccactaAACCACGATCGCGAACTTCGAATATCCATAATACAGTATGCGCCTACAGTCCAGTACTGTAAATAAGTTCGCggtatggcgctaccgcgaattcaaaaccaccgcggacaGCccattttcccgctgccgcgaaagtaaatgcatttacagtacccccTTTTCACAGGATAGAGAGAGGCCAAAAATCATCGGTCATTGATACCATCGAGTTATTTCATTGGAGACGCATCGACGTTATCTCCatgcagatttaccagtggcataagatagtatcaaagctggttaAGGAAtacagccggccaaagggagtcatcagccactaggagccaaacacactcccaGGCCggtttcactcctctggcagcttttgatattatcttatgctactgtaggatctgcttggagattagcatcaAAGGTCATAGTTAACATATTTATTCAACTCTCACTGCCAATAATGCTGAAAAAGATATGATGTTTACTTTGTCAATATTTTTCGTCTTTAAATTGTGTTTTAATTGATCTTTTTCAACTTGCAACAAGGATGTAGAGAAGCATATAAAACCCTGTGTGTAGCTGTTCAGTATGactttattttgttgtcattatgAGTCATGCGTTTTCTGAATAATTCTTAGCTTTTTTATACCTAAGCCTGATGTTTTAAACACGGTCTGTCTTACATATTAATGTCTTTAAGAGTAACACAAACGGAAGGAAATTTATATGAAGCATACAACCAATGTACAGGGAATAAAGAAATGAGAACAGTCTACACATATTCAGCAATgcaattatgtatattttgattTGTGGCTGGTAAATTAGTTTGATTGCCTTTAGTCTTTTTATTATATGAAGACTTCTCTGTTTCTTGTATATGGTGCAAATGTATTCACATAATACATAATTACTTTCTtacaaatttcattatcaatgtacaaaatgcatGTTTACAATCAAAGGTGATTTAGGACATCGTTTGAATACATGCTAACCTATAGTATGgatgtaaatagtttcatcaggttggtcaATCAATCGAACATAGCTATAAGTAGTTTTCTTATATTTCTGCTTCAATAAAGTTA includes the following:
- the LOC118428007 gene encoding ectodysplasin-A-like — translated: MSSMCTEVKRWQGGSPERNIVRGKRENKSFGNVRANMEQSFAILCSTPRPAHREGFPEKPQQCGDTPSKGIPGRCRRAAGAGVLLSPHVCCVVVVSLLAVGLCALYLRCALLEQTVRDSQDRIEHLNGLVQSLVALHQMEGNFRPGMTTPSPGKQDAYLRQVWTTLLLFLQKAEPKAPDVYEEKPTSVRHRRQVFAAPPPDPRVTQKRKTRRGAPGPNRVSGPTVLVPGSHGLVPGPQGPPGLPGVSGLRGPPGPPGKCSCGGGARAGMMADSPPGVTSHHHQDHHFQSAHVALHHSGHPFTMDDLVFRWADNSPPLTHNAFSFPEDKYIHITVSGTYYVYSQMTYHYQPGSRNDSHNPRVGHRTVRVPCYQDNNCDAKATLMESVHTVKVELDSHGTPISDQESRYHGGVFELWAHDRIQVEPITPHHEYSTLMPQSFFGAMFLAPAPPGDDGEEPQ